Proteins encoded together in one Pirellulales bacterium window:
- a CDS encoding type Z 30S ribosomal protein S14 — protein MASKSKIAKANRTPKFTSRRESRCKLCGRPRAVYRKFGICRICVRKLADQGLIPGLKKASW, from the coding sequence ATGGCAAGCAAATCGAAGATCGCAAAGGCGAATCGCACGCCGAAGTTCACGTCGCGGCGAGAGTCGCGTTGCAAGCTTTGCGGCCGACCGCGTGCGGTGTACCGCAAATTTGGCATCTGCCGGATATGTGTCCGGAAGTTGGCCGACCAGGGCTTGATACCCGGACTGAAGAAGGCGAGCTGGTAA
- the rpsH gene encoding 30S ribosomal protein S8 translates to MMTDPIADMLTRIRNAVRVERPVVEMPLSKVKRGLAEVLKREGYIWDWEELDEKPGKQLRLHLKYGPNGEMVIRHLKRVSKPGRRIYSGADRLRPVLNGLGISIISTSRGVVSDREARQRNLGGEVLCELW, encoded by the coding sequence ATGATGACCGACCCTATCGCCGACATGTTAACCCGTATCCGCAACGCCGTGCGCGTGGAGCGGCCCGTGGTTGAGATGCCGCTGTCGAAGGTGAAACGCGGACTGGCCGAAGTCCTCAAGCGCGAGGGCTATATCTGGGACTGGGAAGAACTAGATGAAAAGCCGGGCAAGCAACTGCGGCTGCACCTGAAATATGGCCCCAACGGCGAGATGGTGATTCGCCATCTCAAGCGCGTGAGCAAACCGGGCCGCCGCATTTACAGCGGTGCGGATCGCCTGCGCCCGGTGCTGAACGGGCTGGGAATTTCGATTATCAGCACCAGCCGCGGCGTGGTCAGCGATCGCGAAGCGCGGCAGCGGAATCTGGGCGGAGAGGTTCTGTGCGAATTGTGGTAG
- the rplF gene encoding 50S ribosomal protein L6: MSRIGKKPVAVPAGLKVEVAKQRIAVEGPLGKLDLNFRPEIGVSFDDKARILQVTRDNESRQSRALHGLTRAMIQNMVDGVTNGYEKKLEIVGVGYLAALQGNNLQLRVGFANEVHKPIPAGLKVTCPDQTHIVIKGVDKQKVGQFAAEVRSVRKPEPYKGKGIRYDGEVVRRKAGKAVTK; this comes from the coding sequence ATGTCCCGGATTGGAAAAAAACCCGTCGCCGTACCGGCCGGCCTGAAGGTCGAGGTCGCGAAGCAGCGCATCGCGGTCGAAGGCCCCTTAGGCAAGCTGGACTTGAATTTCCGGCCGGAAATTGGCGTCAGCTTCGACGACAAGGCACGCATCTTGCAAGTCACGCGCGACAACGAGTCGCGCCAGTCGCGCGCTTTGCACGGGCTAACCCGGGCCATGATTCAAAACATGGTCGACGGCGTCACCAATGGGTACGAAAAGAAGCTGGAAATCGTCGGCGTCGGTTACTTGGCCGCCTTGCAGGGTAACAACCTGCAACTGCGCGTCGGCTTTGCCAACGAAGTACACAAGCCGATTCCCGCCGGACTCAAGGTAACTTGCCCCGATCAGACCCATATCGTGATCAAGGGCGTCGACAAACAAAAGGTCGGCCAGTTTGCCGCCGAGGTCCGCTCCGTGCGGAAGCCAGAACCCTACAAGGGCAAGGGTATTCGCTACGATGGCGAGGTTGTCCGTCGCAAGGCTGGTAAGGCTGTCACCAAGTAA
- the rplR gene encoding 50S ribosomal protein L18, whose protein sequence is MNHEKTNRLQRDRRGFRVRNRVKADSTRPRLSVFRSHKHVYAQIIDDHDGRTLAAASTAQKDLVSGVKYGGNKAAAQTVGRVIAEQALAAGIKDVAFDRREYQYHGRVQALAAAAREAGLNF, encoded by the coding sequence ATGAACCACGAGAAAACAAATCGTTTGCAGCGTGACCGTCGCGGCTTCCGAGTGCGCAATCGCGTCAAAGCCGATTCGACGCGCCCCCGGCTGTCGGTGTTCCGCAGCCACAAGCACGTCTACGCGCAAATCATCGACGATCACGACGGGCGCACCTTGGCGGCGGCCAGCACGGCCCAGAAGGATCTGGTCAGCGGTGTGAAGTACGGTGGCAACAAGGCCGCCGCACAAACCGTCGGGCGGGTCATCGCCGAACAGGCGCTGGCGGCCGGCATCAAGGACGTCGCCTTCGATCGCCGCGAGTACCAATATCACGGGCGCGTCCAGGCATTGGCCGCGGCTGCGCGCGAGGCGGGCTTGAACTTCTAA